From Streptosporangium album, the proteins below share one genomic window:
- a CDS encoding class I SAM-dependent methyltransferase, with protein sequence MLRRIRSVPLREGATLETPQAPFRATLGRSIRLLGAFRKEQSDPDFFYGMLARDTVAQLTSYTKLDGALVADIGGGPGYFTDVLRAVGARPVCVDCDAGEMTARQGAAPEGAVLGSALDLPLATGSVDVCFSSNVLEHVPDPWRMADEMVRVTRPGGVVYLSFTNWLSPWGGHETSPWHYLGGHRAAARYTRAYGRPPKNVYGSSLYPVSVGAALRWARRRPDATVLDALPRYHPRWATPVIHVPALREIVSWNLLLILRRH encoded by the coding sequence ATGCTCCGGCGCATCCGATCTGTTCCACTCCGTGAAGGAGCGACATTGGAGACCCCTCAGGCACCGTTCCGGGCCACTCTGGGCCGGTCGATAAGGTTGCTCGGCGCCTTCCGCAAGGAGCAGAGCGACCCGGACTTCTTCTACGGCATGCTGGCCCGCGACACGGTGGCCCAGCTCACCTCCTACACCAAGCTCGACGGCGCGCTCGTCGCCGACATCGGCGGCGGCCCGGGTTACTTCACCGACGTGCTGCGGGCCGTGGGCGCCCGCCCGGTGTGCGTGGACTGCGACGCCGGCGAGATGACGGCCCGCCAGGGCGCCGCGCCGGAGGGAGCAGTGCTCGGCAGCGCGCTCGACCTGCCGCTGGCGACCGGCTCGGTGGACGTCTGCTTCTCCTCCAACGTGCTGGAGCACGTGCCCGACCCGTGGCGGATGGCCGACGAGATGGTCCGGGTGACCCGGCCGGGCGGCGTGGTCTACCTGTCGTTCACCAACTGGCTGTCCCCCTGGGGCGGCCACGAGACCTCCCCCTGGCACTACCTCGGCGGCCACCGCGCCGCGGCCCGCTACACCCGCGCGTACGGCAGGCCCCCGAAGAACGTCTACGGCAGCAGCCTCTACCCGGTCTCGGTCGGTGCGGCACTGCGCTGGGCACGGCGGCGGCCGGACGCCACGGTCCTGGACGCCCTGCCCCGCTACCATCCCCGCTGGGCGACCCCGGTGATCCACGTCCCCGCCCTGCGCGAGATCGTGAGCTGGAACCTGCTGCTCATCCTGCGCCGCCACTGA